The following proteins are co-located in the Maridesulfovibrio sp. genome:
- a CDS encoding EAL domain-containing protein, whose translation MKTTPDFSISELIENDGLTTVLQPLISMNRKGLLGFEALTRAINPRTGESIPPFTLFNMCEDLETLTRLDRACRKKAFETFAPISKTDRSLLLSVNIDAAIINEKTFNYGLTGKMVDECSIPVGNVILEIIESKAGNDTALSSFVKKSREHGFLIALDDVGTGHSNLDRIPSLKPDIIKIDRSLIADINRKFHNMEVTRSLISLAERTGCLPLAEGIETVEEALTLMSLGIDVFQGYFFSKPAPAAMAINTDMTPVRYLASRFKTHVLEKINRQKIMENSYKRMAAKLREALIDGTPGTMDSALSSFITENTNIECAYILDTNGIQVSETICNPYKLMENRRLIYQPAPVGADHSLKEYYLTIKTGNQWHTTAPYISLASGNNCVTVSTKMYDTPKSPILCIDIST comes from the coding sequence ATGAAGACTACTCCAGATTTTTCCATTTCCGAACTCATTGAGAACGATGGTTTAACCACTGTGCTGCAGCCCCTTATCTCCATGAACCGCAAGGGATTACTAGGCTTTGAAGCCCTGACAAGGGCTATCAATCCCCGCACCGGGGAGAGTATCCCCCCGTTCACTCTTTTCAATATGTGCGAGGACCTTGAAACCCTGACCCGGCTGGACCGGGCCTGCAGAAAAAAAGCATTTGAAACATTCGCGCCCATCTCAAAAACAGACCGCTCACTGCTTTTGTCTGTAAACATCGACGCAGCCATTATTAACGAGAAGACATTCAACTACGGGCTGACCGGAAAAATGGTTGATGAATGCTCCATACCTGTCGGAAATGTAATCCTTGAAATAATTGAATCCAAAGCGGGTAATGACACAGCACTTTCATCTTTTGTTAAAAAATCCCGTGAACACGGCTTTCTCATCGCTCTTGATGACGTCGGGACAGGACACTCCAATCTTGACCGCATACCTTCCCTAAAGCCTGATATTATCAAGATAGACCGTTCCCTCATTGCTGATATCAACAGGAAATTCCATAATATGGAAGTAACCCGTTCCCTGATAAGCCTTGCAGAAAGAACTGGGTGCCTTCCTTTGGCCGAAGGGATAGAAACCGTTGAGGAAGCCCTGACCCTGATGAGTCTCGGCATCGATGTTTTTCAGGGGTACTTCTTCAGCAAGCCGGCACCTGCAGCCATGGCCATCAACACTGACATGACTCCGGTAAGATATCTGGCCTCACGTTTCAAAACCCATGTTCTGGAAAAAATTAACCGCCAGAAAATAATGGAGAACAGCTACAAGAGGATGGCTGCTAAATTGCGGGAGGCTTTAATCGACGGAACACCCGGAACAATGGATTCCGCACTTTCATCCTTCATTACTGAAAATACAAACATCGAGTGTGCCTATATTCTGGACACCAACGGGATTCAGGTTTCAGAAACCATCTGTAATCCATACAAGCTCATGGAAAACAGACGGCTCATTTACCAACCTGCCCCGGTGGGGGCAGACCACTCCCTGAAGGAATACTACCTGACCATCAAGACAGGAAACCAGTGGCACACCACAGCCCCGTACATATCACTTGCATCGGGAAACAATTGCGTCACTGTTTCCACAAAAATGTACGACACGCCTAAATCCCCTATACTTTGCATTGATATCAGCACTTAA
- the rarD gene encoding EamA family transporter RarD, with translation MNKDTHDGIFYAAAAFILWGLLPVYWKALEEVPALELLCNRIVWSLFFVAILLSCKKRWAEVKSALADKKGKVLLTISSCLIGTNWFIYIWAVNHNHVVDTSMGYYMTPLMNALLGFIFMKERLTRLQIIAIALAACGVAYSIIDFGHIPYIALTLAVSFAFYGLVRKVMKVESLPGLFVETAVLAPLSAVYLLWLAFSGEISIYKISLMDNLLLLGAGAATSLPLIFFAHGARRLRLVTLGMMQYIAPTLALMLGVFVYEEPFNSARLVTFVFIWSGIAVYVADGLNKNFNRISKANN, from the coding sequence ATGAATAAAGACACTCACGACGGTATCTTCTATGCCGCAGCAGCATTTATACTCTGGGGACTGCTCCCTGTTTACTGGAAGGCACTCGAAGAAGTTCCCGCACTGGAACTTCTCTGCAACAGAATTGTCTGGTCACTCTTTTTTGTCGCAATTCTACTTTCCTGCAAAAAACGCTGGGCAGAAGTTAAGAGTGCCCTTGCGGACAAAAAAGGAAAAGTTCTGCTGACCATAAGCAGTTGCCTGATCGGGACGAACTGGTTCATTTATATATGGGCAGTCAACCATAACCATGTGGTGGACACCAGCATGGGCTATTATATGACCCCGCTGATGAATGCCCTGCTCGGCTTCATCTTCATGAAGGAAAGACTGACCCGCCTCCAAATCATCGCCATTGCCCTTGCTGCGTGCGGGGTAGCATATTCTATAATTGATTTCGGACACATTCCTTATATAGCATTGACGTTAGCTGTTTCATTCGCCTTTTACGGACTGGTGCGCAAAGTGATGAAAGTGGAATCCCTGCCGGGACTCTTTGTGGAAACAGCTGTACTTGCCCCTTTATCTGCAGTTTATCTACTATGGCTGGCTTTTTCGGGAGAAATAAGTATATACAAAATCAGCCTGATGGATAATCTCCTGTTACTGGGAGCAGGTGCCGCAACATCTTTGCCACTCATCTTTTTTGCCCACGGAGCGCGCAGACTGCGTTTGGTAACATTGGGGATGATGCAGTACATCGCTCCCACTCTGGCACTGATGCTCGGCGTATTTGTATATGAAGAGCCATTCAACTCTGCACGGCTGGTTACTTTCGTCTTTATCTGGAGCGGAATTGCAGTATATGTTGCGGATGGATTGAATAAAAATTTCAACAGAATTTCAAAGGCAAACAATTAA
- a CDS encoding GGDEF domain-containing protein has protein sequence MILAPKKSNFFSKWIPLRLIIPLIMILTVAGYICVKLDTMSIHDQERIFNEQQALQAKLVATALEDQIGNIVESSSTLAKYSLVDFIAGKRSSESIKHLFKIKQTDQTSLTLISFQPAAGDELTSEINSPKLIQAHNIAQEWTEKYFSAVSGMRSGFVTPKPVIKKNIYFAGVLMPVWNGNNFSGILTIIIDLNKLTDKYIGPLQIGKFGSGYIIDGSGTVLFDQETEIVGQNVFTLHKGYQDLIKIDSRMLHELEGTGEYSFTVKRNKHVERKLVAWHSVRFGEMKLVVALSAPETDATSSLASIQAVRAAMFVFLSLLFFAVVFFFYYHRSQQLLISQNKELKSKDNIFEAIAGNAPGVIYKCEIAPPFEMHYISSKIRKVTGFDPDIFLKGDKSMYYDLVHPEDRTGLKNVICKSLGQNRPFEHEYRIIRSDGTQRWVYEKGTVLPEENSMVGFILDITDRKNEEKALKQAEENYSALVTTAPLGIFQTTPQGKFISSNSQMAAYYGYDSPESFLSEVTDIARDCYAQPEERERLMTILGKFGHTSNFEARQKRKDGSTFWASETIMAVEDEDGHIVRMDGFLMDISERKEHEETMRRLAMFDNLTGLPNRVLFDDRLKQALSHANRNRMKVAILYADLDNFKQVNDELGHMAGDTVLKDVAGRFSDCLRTSDTLSRIGGDEFIFILQDVGTCAEIEVVAQRIIDSMRAPFYVGEKIYRIGVSIGISIFPDNGEEKEKLIRIADEAMYKAKNQGKNGYAF, from the coding sequence TTGATTCTAGCACCCAAGAAAAGCAACTTTTTCAGTAAGTGGATTCCGCTCAGACTGATAATCCCCCTGATTATGATTCTGACTGTAGCCGGTTACATCTGTGTCAAGCTGGACACCATGTCCATCCATGATCAGGAGAGGATTTTCAATGAGCAACAGGCCCTGCAAGCAAAACTGGTCGCAACAGCTTTGGAAGATCAGATTGGAAATATCGTTGAATCATCCTCAACACTGGCAAAATACTCGCTGGTTGATTTTATCGCCGGAAAACGCTCCTCAGAATCAATAAAACATTTATTCAAAATAAAACAAACAGATCAGACATCTCTGACCCTGATCAGCTTCCAACCAGCAGCAGGAGATGAACTCACTTCTGAGATAAATTCACCCAAATTAATACAGGCCCACAATATTGCTCAGGAATGGACTGAGAAATATTTCTCTGCTGTCTCAGGCATGCGTTCAGGATTCGTGACCCCGAAACCTGTGATTAAGAAGAATATTTATTTTGCCGGGGTACTTATGCCTGTCTGGAACGGGAATAATTTCTCAGGAATTCTCACTATCATTATCGATCTGAATAAACTTACGGACAAATACATCGGCCCACTGCAAATCGGTAAATTCGGGTCGGGATATATTATCGACGGATCAGGCACGGTACTTTTTGATCAGGAAACCGAGATAGTCGGGCAAAACGTATTTACGCTCCACAAAGGCTATCAGGATTTGATCAAGATAGACTCTCGCATGCTTCACGAACTCGAAGGAACCGGAGAATATTCCTTCACTGTAAAGCGAAACAAACATGTGGAACGCAAACTTGTCGCTTGGCATTCCGTACGTTTTGGAGAAATGAAACTTGTTGTCGCCCTTTCCGCTCCAGAAACCGATGCGACCAGTTCACTGGCCTCCATACAGGCTGTACGGGCAGCAATGTTTGTATTCCTTTCACTGCTCTTCTTCGCAGTTGTATTTTTCTTTTACTACCACAGGTCACAACAACTTCTTATCAGCCAGAACAAGGAACTGAAAAGCAAGGATAATATTTTCGAAGCCATTGCCGGCAACGCTCCGGGAGTTATTTACAAGTGTGAGATAGCACCGCCCTTTGAAATGCATTACATCAGTTCTAAAATACGGAAGGTAACCGGATTTGACCCCGACATTTTCCTTAAAGGCGACAAGAGCATGTATTACGATCTTGTACACCCTGAGGACCGGACCGGATTGAAGAATGTAATATGCAAATCCCTCGGTCAAAACAGGCCGTTTGAACATGAATACCGCATCATCCGCAGCGACGGAACTCAACGCTGGGTTTATGAAAAAGGGACTGTTCTTCCTGAAGAAAACAGCATGGTCGGATTCATCCTTGATATTACTGACCGCAAAAACGAGGAAAAAGCCCTTAAGCAGGCAGAAGAAAATTACAGTGCGCTGGTAACCACAGCACCACTCGGAATATTCCAAACCACACCGCAGGGAAAATTCATCAGTTCCAACAGCCAGATGGCAGCATATTACGGATACGATTCTCCTGAATCATTCCTGAGTGAAGTTACCGATATTGCGCGGGATTGTTATGCCCAGCCCGAAGAACGGGAAAGACTCATGACCATCCTCGGCAAATTCGGCCATACAAGCAACTTTGAAGCCCGCCAGAAACGCAAAGACGGTTCTACCTTCTGGGCCAGTGAAACTATCATGGCTGTCGAAGATGAAGATGGACATATTGTGCGCATGGACGGCTTTCTCATGGATATTTCTGAACGCAAGGAACACGAGGAGACCATGCGCCGCCTGGCCATGTTTGACAACCTGACCGGTTTACCGAATCGCGTCCTCTTTGATGACCGGTTAAAACAGGCCCTTTCCCACGCCAACCGTAACCGCATGAAAGTTGCCATACTCTACGCCGATCTTGATAACTTCAAGCAGGTTAATGATGAACTGGGACACATGGCAGGAGATACGGTACTTAAAGACGTTGCAGGAAGGTTCAGCGACTGCCTGCGCACCAGCGACACCCTCTCCCGCATCGGCGGAGATGAATTCATCTTTATCTTACAGGATGTAGGGACCTGCGCAGAAATCGAAGTAGTAGCCCAGCGGATAATAGACTCCATGCGCGCGCCCTTCTATGTAGGCGAAAAAATCTACAGGATCGGAGTGAGCATTGGAATCAGTATTTTCCCGGATAACGGCGAAGAAAAAGAAAAACTGATCCGCATTGCAGATGAAGCCATGTACAAGGCCAAGAATCAGGGTAAAAACGGCTACGCATTTTAA